Proteins from a single region of Limosilactobacillus fermentum:
- the yycH gene encoding two-component system activity regulator YycH translates to MIKQIKKSSLTIALVIVVALSAVLSASVWINPFHYERGSGDSTSTSARQDTVQSLSDIYKPTEVIRTYQDRSQKLLYDQAKNPVMVIEQQVRKWKLKHLTRVVNNDSAAYLRDLRTENSIMISYPDAVATTVFNQTFNQSVDTARLKRINHIVITLDKTPTVYLMADEKYQVYRLTTTSQSLAVIKKSLVGGSQLNVDHKIVNGIPLTTFPHQISMPTYRSTINHQNLDSIAQTLMASSSVSTVSSQTTSKLITYTAGNSRRMTYNKGTGQVQYDNYLGKDNSYGTQTLYTHLFDLLADTAVPLEQVQYDNVSLVGQTITYRSFVEGFPIFSDNDYGTVRIKANNDGVERYHLSPLSLGTPLPASGQKVTLPSTVTVLNALYQAGKGKDIKGLRLGYTWATNQNKSLVTLSPTYYVYYHGNWVKYQSLLKGD, encoded by the coding sequence ATGATCAAGCAGATTAAAAAGAGCAGCCTGACGATTGCCCTGGTGATCGTGGTGGCCCTGTCGGCCGTTTTGTCGGCCAGCGTCTGGATCAATCCCTTCCACTACGAGCGGGGCAGCGGGGACAGCACGAGTACCTCGGCGCGCCAAGACACCGTTCAATCCCTGAGTGACATTTATAAGCCCACCGAGGTGATCCGTACCTACCAGGACCGGTCGCAAAAGCTTCTCTATGACCAGGCTAAAAACCCGGTCATGGTGATTGAACAACAGGTCCGCAAGTGGAAGTTAAAGCACCTTACCCGGGTCGTTAACAACGATTCGGCGGCCTACTTGCGGGACCTACGCACCGAAAACTCAATCATGATCTCCTACCCCGATGCCGTAGCCACCACGGTCTTTAACCAGACCTTTAATCAGAGTGTCGATACGGCCCGGCTCAAGCGGATCAACCACATCGTCATTACCCTGGATAAGACGCCGACCGTTTACTTGATGGCCGACGAAAAGTACCAGGTCTACCGGCTGACGACGACCAGTCAATCACTTGCGGTGATCAAAAAGTCCCTGGTGGGGGGGAGCCAGTTAAACGTTGACCACAAGATCGTCAACGGGATTCCTTTGACCACCTTCCCCCACCAGATCAGCATGCCCACCTACCGTTCAACGATTAACCACCAAAACCTGGACAGCATAGCCCAAACCCTGATGGCCTCGTCTAGCGTTTCGACGGTCAGTTCGCAAACGACCAGTAAGCTAATTACCTACACGGCTGGTAATTCGCGGCGGATGACTTACAATAAGGGCACCGGCCAGGTTCAATACGACAACTACCTGGGAAAGGATAATTCCTACGGCACCCAGACTTTGTACACCCACCTGTTTGACCTGTTGGCCGACACTGCGGTCCCCCTGGAACAAGTTCAATACGACAACGTCTCCTTGGTCGGTCAAACGATTACCTACCGCTCCTTTGTCGAGGGTTTCCCGATCTTTAGTGACAATGACTACGGGACGGTCCGGATTAAGGCCAATAACGACGGGGTCGAACGCTACCACCTCTCGCCGTTAAGCCTGGGGACCCCACTTCCGGCGAGTGGCCAAAAGGTAACCTTGCCCTCGACGGTCACGGTTTTAAACGCCCTGTACCAAGCGGGAAAGGGCAAAGACATCAAGGGCTTACGGCTGGGCTACACCTGGGCGACCAACCAAAATAAGTCGCTCGTCACGCTTTCGCCAACCTATTACGTCTACTACCACGGTAACTGGGTCAAGTATCAAAGCCTGTTAAAGGGGGATTAA
- a CDS encoding MBL fold metallo-hydrolase has translation MVQATVADTIHYSILASGSGGNATYLETAGHRILIDAGLSGKQLEQRMEAIGRSLDQVEALFVTHEHSDHSHGVGVLARRYGMPVYANAGTWAAVEGKIGKIAPDQKQLLAPGKFLDLGDLQVEAFAVSHDAAQPQFYQIHHDDQSFVILTDTGYVSDRVVQTIKNADGYLIECNHDPEMLRMGPYSWPLKQRILGDTGHLSNEEGAGALMEVIGERTKRVFLGHRSQHNNMRSLAHLTVASILENHDFGVDHDFKLADAEPDQPSPLLSL, from the coding sequence GTGGTGCAAGCAACAGTGGCAGATACAATTCATTACAGCATCTTAGCCTCCGGATCGGGGGGCAATGCGACCTACTTGGAAACGGCGGGTCACCGGATCTTGATTGACGCGGGCTTGTCCGGTAAGCAGCTGGAACAGCGGATGGAAGCGATCGGGCGGTCCTTAGACCAGGTCGAGGCGCTGTTTGTAACCCACGAACACAGCGACCACAGCCATGGGGTGGGGGTCTTGGCGCGCCGTTATGGAATGCCGGTATACGCCAACGCGGGTACCTGGGCGGCCGTGGAGGGCAAGATCGGTAAGATCGCTCCAGACCAAAAGCAACTCCTGGCGCCGGGCAAGTTCTTAGACCTGGGCGATCTGCAAGTCGAGGCCTTTGCCGTCTCCCACGACGCCGCGCAGCCCCAGTTTTACCAAATTCACCACGACGATCAATCCTTTGTGATCCTGACCGACACCGGTTACGTTTCCGACCGGGTCGTTCAGACGATCAAAAACGCCGATGGCTACTTGATAGAGTGCAACCACGACCCGGAAATGCTACGGATGGGGCCCTATTCATGGCCGCTTAAGCAACGGATCCTAGGCGACACCGGCCACTTATCCAATGAAGAGGGGGCCGGGGCCCTAATGGAAGTGATCGGCGAGCGGACCAAGCGGGTCTTTTTGGGCCACCGCAGCCAGCACAACAACATGCGGTCCCTGGCGCACCTGACCGTGGCTAGCATCTTGGAAAACCACGATTTCGGTGTCGACCACGACTTTAAGTTGGCGGACGCGGAGCCCGATCAACCCAGCCCGCTCTTGAGTCTATAA
- a CDS encoding two-component system regulatory protein YycI, with the protein MNFRRIQWIFLIAFIILDLVLVSTLLWGNENFSTSGKQQSQTQLTLKEMKSNSITYPKLSPNSQTGYYLAVTPGDLSTERGRLKNQTTRTDGNLLTANFVDAVDLSSSQSVPKQLKKLLKDSRLFLHGTSYQYSAALSTSHSIVFTQVIKGEPVLSHEGQIRLRLNAARTKVVGYTQGYLKEERVLRPQSGTISQVRAVTWLYRHNEIPNSTQIVRVTYGYSPLMTSNGKQIFVPIYQVQLRAKSATTTQNLRINAFSGTIIQENN; encoded by the coding sequence ATGAACTTTCGCAGAATTCAGTGGATCTTTTTAATCGCCTTTATCATCTTGGACCTGGTACTCGTTTCAACCCTCTTATGGGGCAACGAGAACTTTTCCACCAGCGGCAAGCAACAGAGCCAGACCCAGCTGACCCTAAAGGAAATGAAGTCCAATTCGATTACCTACCCCAAGTTGAGCCCCAACTCCCAAACGGGGTACTACTTAGCGGTGACCCCCGGGGACCTTTCAACGGAGCGGGGGCGGTTGAAAAACCAAACCACCCGGACCGATGGGAACCTGTTGACCGCTAACTTTGTCGACGCCGTAGACCTATCTTCTTCCCAGTCAGTCCCCAAGCAACTAAAGAAGCTACTGAAGGATTCGCGCCTGTTCTTGCACGGGACTAGCTATCAATACAGCGCCGCTTTGTCGACTAGCCACAGCATCGTCTTTACCCAGGTAATTAAGGGTGAACCGGTGTTAAGCCACGAGGGGCAAATCCGGCTCCGGCTCAACGCCGCTAGGACTAAGGTGGTCGGTTACACCCAGGGCTACTTAAAAGAGGAGCGTGTTTTGCGGCCCCAGTCCGGGACGATCAGTCAGGTCCGGGCGGTCACCTGGTTGTACCGCCACAACGAAATTCCTAACAGTACGCAGATTGTCCGGGTGACCTACGGCTACAGCCCGCTGATGACTAGTAATGGTAAGCAGATCTTCGTGCCGATTTACCAGGTTCAGTTGCGGGCCAAGAGCGCCACGACAACACAAAACTTGCGGATCAACGCCTTTAGTGGCACGATAATTCAGGAAAACAATTAA
- a CDS encoding S1C family serine protease: MKKHLAPQQRRFWGKVILVGVLAGLLGGGAALGINSAISTYRNYATTKVPAGSSKSGGTSVSKNKASLTNETTKAYNATKNAVVSVINKQATSSSDSLYGNVTDGSTSSSSGSLETASEGSGVIYKKSGNVAYVVTNNHVVSGSSEIQVILSNGKTVDAQIVGTDETTDLAVLKINAANVTTVATFGNSNDIAAGQDVIAIGSPMGSEYANTVTKGIISATKRTVKASDSSVATTVIQTDAAINSGNSGGPLVNMAGQVIGINSMKLASSTDGTSVEGMGFSIPSNEVVRVINQLIKNGKITRPMLGVSLLDLSDVSSSQQQSVLNLPTSVTKGVVVMKVESGYPAANTGLQQYDVITAINGKKVTDAGDLKTVLYKYKVGDTVTLTYYRDGSKKTAKVELNKEASSSTTTSSSSSDDATSAE, from the coding sequence ATGAAGAAGCACTTAGCACCACAGCAGCGCCGTTTTTGGGGGAAGGTCATCCTCGTCGGCGTCTTGGCCGGTCTCCTTGGTGGGGGGGCGGCCCTCGGGATTAACTCCGCCATCAGTACCTACCGCAACTACGCCACCACGAAGGTGCCCGCGGGCTCGTCCAAGAGCGGCGGCACCTCGGTTTCCAAGAATAAGGCCAGCCTGACCAACGAAACCACTAAGGCCTATAACGCCACTAAGAACGCGGTGGTCTCGGTTATCAATAAGCAGGCCACGTCTAGCAGTGACTCCTTGTACGGCAACGTCACCGACGGGTCAACTAGCTCCAGTTCTGGCAGCTTAGAAACGGCTAGCGAGGGCTCCGGGGTGATCTACAAGAAGAGCGGCAACGTTGCCTACGTTGTTACTAACAACCACGTCGTCTCCGGCTCCAGTGAAATCCAAGTTATCTTGAGTAATGGCAAGACCGTCGACGCCCAAATCGTCGGGACCGATGAAACGACCGACCTGGCCGTCTTGAAGATTAACGCCGCCAACGTAACGACGGTGGCCACCTTTGGCAACTCTAACGACATTGCGGCCGGCCAGGACGTGATCGCAATTGGGTCACCGATGGGTTCCGAGTACGCCAACACGGTTACCAAGGGGATCATTTCCGCCACCAAGCGGACGGTCAAGGCCAGCGACAGCTCGGTGGCCACGACCGTTATCCAAACCGACGCCGCCATTAACTCCGGTAACTCGGGGGGGCCACTGGTCAACATGGCCGGCCAGGTGATCGGGATCAACTCGATGAAGCTAGCCTCCAGCACCGATGGGACCTCGGTGGAGGGGATGGGCTTTTCCATCCCGAGTAACGAAGTGGTCCGGGTCATCAACCAGTTAATCAAAAACGGCAAGATCACCCGGCCAATGCTAGGGGTGTCACTCTTGGACCTGTCCGACGTTTCTAGTAGTCAACAGCAGTCGGTCTTAAACCTGCCAACCAGCGTAACCAAGGGGGTGGTGGTGATGAAGGTGGAAAGTGGCTACCCCGCCGCCAACACCGGCTTACAACAATACGATGTGATTACCGCCATTAACGGCAAGAAGGTTACCGATGCCGGTGACTTAAAGACGGTGCTCTACAAGTACAAGGTCGGCGACACGGTCACTTTGACCTACTACCGTGACGGAAGCAAGAAAACGGCCAAGGTAGAATTAAACAAGGAGGCTAGCTCGTCGACCACGACCAGCAGTTCTTCTAGTGATGACGCAACCAGCGCCGAGTAA
- a CDS encoding Rrf2 family transcriptional regulator: MKYSHRVSDGVHVLSYVYLHQDTKISSARLASSIDSNPSLVRRLMSRLTKAGLLVTHPGTASPALAKEPEEITLLDVYRAVEDQYHLLHIDEQTNPDCPIGKNIQGVLTQEFAKVQAAAEAAMQEITLAEITANLQERIEG, encoded by the coding sequence ATGAAGTACTCGCACCGCGTTAGTGATGGGGTTCACGTCCTTAGTTACGTTTACTTACACCAAGACACCAAAATCTCGTCAGCCCGGCTCGCCAGCAGTATTGATTCCAACCCTAGTTTGGTGCGACGGTTGATGTCGCGCCTGACCAAGGCCGGCCTGCTCGTCACCCATCCTGGGACGGCTTCACCAGCCCTGGCTAAGGAGCCGGAAGAAATTACCCTGCTTGACGTTTACCGGGCGGTGGAAGACCAGTATCACCTCCTGCACATCGATGAACAAACCAACCCGGATTGTCCGATTGGTAAAAACATCCAGGGGGTCTTAACCCAGGAGTTTGCCAAGGTCCAAGCGGCGGCCGAGGCGGCGATGCAAGAGATTACCCTGGCGGAAATCACCGCTAACTTGCAAGAGCGAATTGAGGGATAG
- the rlmH gene encoding 23S rRNA (pseudouridine(1915)-N(3))-methyltransferase RlmH: MNIKIIGVGKVKEKYFKAGIAEYAKRMERYAKFEIVEVPDEKAPETLSQAEMDAVMAKEGERILAKIKDREYVYALAIKGKERSSEEFAKEINQLATYGHSDITFVIGGSLGLSPAVLKRANTQISFGRFTLPHKLMRLVLAEQIYRAFTIINGLPYHK, from the coding sequence ATGAACATTAAGATTATCGGGGTCGGCAAGGTCAAGGAAAAGTACTTTAAGGCCGGGATCGCCGAGTACGCCAAGCGGATGGAGCGCTACGCCAAGTTTGAAATTGTCGAGGTACCAGACGAAAAGGCCCCCGAGACCCTCAGTCAGGCCGAAATGGACGCCGTGATGGCAAAGGAGGGTGAGCGGATCCTGGCGAAGATCAAGGACCGGGAATACGTTTATGCCCTGGCGATTAAGGGCAAGGAACGTTCCTCAGAGGAGTTCGCTAAGGAAATCAACCAGCTGGCCACTTATGGCCACTCCGATATAACCTTTGTGATCGGCGGTTCCTTGGGGCTTAGTCCGGCCGTTTTAAAACGGGCCAACACCCAGATTTCCTTTGGGCGTTTTACTTTGCCCCATAAGTTGATGCGCTTGGTCTTAGCCGAGCAAATCTACCGGGCCTTCACGATCATTAATGGCCTGCCCTACCATAAGTAG
- the walK gene encoding cell wall metabolism sensor histidine kinase WalK: MNSKIKFYQSIHFKIALVFALMLMLTLEVVGAVFVRQLEHQELANFKQQIELPSYIDNSLATQLTSTDTKTANKEIKTILARVNNTSITEIRVVDAKGIIRGTSSSGNQGIVGQKTTDTVIKNTLVNNRSHTENLYDSANHNRYYVSVVPLLASGNANNVVGVVYMRANLEGVYSTINSISLIYLSAALITIVLGLGLAVLISREITRPIEEMRKQTLRIARGDFSGQVKVMGNDELGQLAGAVNNLSVRVEESQESSDAERRRLDSVLSHMSDGVLATDRRGNLTIVNNTALQFLNIADEEQVLGKSILDVLKIRRQFSIRHLVDEDQDQVILDDLNEDLILSAYFSPIKRESGFVSGLVCVLHDVTSQQEEERERKEFVSNVSHELRTPLTSVKSYVEALSDGAINDPELAPRFLGVVSDETERMIRMINDLLSLSRMDAGTAKLNLEYVNINELFNHILNRFDMIIKNEAADPSQKKYTIVRYFTKKDLWVEIDTDKFTQVVDNIMNNAVKYSPDGGVITARLLETHNHVILSISDQGLGIPRKDLGHIFDRFFRVDKDRSRKQGGTGLGLAISKEVVNLLGGQIWVDSVEGKGSTFYISLPYVPYEEEEWDDQAD, encoded by the coding sequence GTGAACAGCAAAATCAAATTCTACCAGTCGATCCACTTTAAAATCGCCCTTGTCTTTGCGCTGATGCTGATGCTGACGCTCGAAGTGGTGGGGGCGGTTTTTGTGCGTCAACTGGAACACCAAGAACTCGCCAACTTCAAGCAACAAATTGAGTTGCCGTCTTACATCGACAATTCCTTGGCCACCCAACTGACCAGCACCGATACCAAAACGGCCAACAAGGAAATTAAAACGATCCTCGCCCGGGTCAACAACACCAGTATCACCGAGATCCGGGTGGTCGATGCCAAGGGGATCATTCGCGGGACCAGTAGTTCGGGCAACCAGGGGATCGTCGGGCAAAAGACCACCGATACGGTAATTAAAAACACCCTGGTCAACAACCGCTCCCACACCGAAAACCTCTACGACAGCGCCAACCACAACCGCTACTACGTCAGTGTCGTGCCGCTGTTAGCCAGTGGCAACGCCAATAACGTGGTCGGGGTCGTTTACATGCGGGCCAACCTCGAGGGGGTCTATTCGACGATCAACTCGATCTCCTTGATCTACCTGTCGGCGGCTTTGATCACGATTGTCCTGGGGCTGGGGTTAGCGGTCCTAATTTCCCGGGAAATTACCCGGCCGATTGAAGAAATGCGCAAGCAGACCCTACGGATTGCCCGTGGGGACTTCTCCGGGCAGGTTAAGGTGATGGGCAACGACGAACTAGGCCAACTGGCCGGGGCAGTCAACAACCTCTCGGTGCGGGTGGAGGAGTCCCAAGAGTCCTCGGATGCCGAACGGCGCCGGTTGGATTCAGTCCTCTCCCACATGTCTGACGGGGTGTTGGCTACCGACCGCCGGGGTAACCTGACGATCGTTAATAACACCGCCCTCCAGTTTTTAAACATCGCTGACGAAGAGCAGGTGCTCGGCAAGTCGATTTTGGACGTCTTAAAGATTCGGCGCCAATTCTCGATTCGCCACCTAGTCGACGAAGACCAAGACCAGGTTATCTTGGATGATTTAAACGAGGACCTGATTTTATCGGCCTACTTCTCGCCGATTAAGCGGGAATCGGGCTTTGTCTCGGGTCTAGTTTGCGTCTTACATGACGTGACCTCCCAGCAAGAAGAGGAACGTGAACGTAAGGAGTTCGTTTCCAACGTTTCCCATGAATTACGGACGCCGCTGACCTCGGTCAAGTCCTATGTGGAAGCCCTCAGTGACGGGGCGATCAACGACCCGGAATTAGCCCCCCGCTTCTTAGGGGTGGTATCGGATGAAACCGAGCGGATGATCCGGATGATTAACGACCTCCTTAGCCTGTCGCGGATGGATGCGGGAACGGCTAAGTTAAACTTGGAGTACGTCAATATTAACGAGCTGTTTAACCACATTCTCAACCGTTTTGACATGATCATCAAAAACGAGGCCGCGGATCCGAGCCAAAAGAAGTACACGATTGTCCGTTACTTCACCAAAAAGGACCTGTGGGTTGAAATCGACACCGATAAGTTTACCCAGGTGGTCGATAACATCATGAACAACGCCGTTAAGTACTCACCGGACGGCGGGGTCATTACCGCCCGCCTGTTGGAGACCCACAACCACGTGATCCTGTCGATTTCTGACCAGGGGCTGGGGATTCCAAGAAAGGACCTCGGCCACATCTTTGACCGCTTCTTCCGGGTTGATAAGGACCGCTCCAGAAAGCAGGGCGGTACCGGGCTGGGCTTGGCGATTTCAAAGGAAGTCGTTAACCTGCTAGGCGGCCAAATCTGGGTTGATTCGGTTGAAGGCAAGGGGTCCACCTTCTACATTTCCTTGCCATACGTACCATACGAAGAGGAGGAATGGGATGATCAAGCAGATTAA
- a CDS encoding LacI family DNA-binding transcriptional regulator, translated as MATIKDIAKLAGVSISTASRALNDNPRISEATRTKVKQIAAELGYSPNYNAQTLTRGEANMVGLVFPVTDQSALANPFHIDLMRGAGVALEQRHYTMMVAITETEERLLETVKSMVTQSKVHNFLLLYTKEKDPVTDYLRDAGMNFVVIGHPEKQGDRFVDNDNIQAGFLATQKLLDDHHCQHVAFVTSPHHWTFEVDRRLGCRQCLNERGLGGTEWVVEEDNAPQFFAQHPEIDGLVCADDILFLQIYRQLEALGRQDQLAIICFNNSRLLGRLLPAIDRVDLRPRQLGIAAVELLFNRQADHQFISFAL; from the coding sequence ATGGCGACGATCAAAGATATTGCGAAGTTAGCGGGAGTGTCGATTTCGACGGCTTCACGCGCCCTAAACGACAACCCCCGCATTAGCGAAGCGACCCGAACCAAGGTCAAGCAGATCGCGGCGGAACTGGGCTACTCCCCCAACTACAACGCCCAAACGTTGACCCGGGGAGAGGCCAACATGGTCGGGTTGGTCTTTCCGGTGACCGACCAAAGCGCCCTGGCTAACCCCTTTCACATCGATTTGATGCGCGGGGCCGGGGTGGCTTTAGAGCAGCGCCACTACACGATGATGGTGGCGATTACCGAAACCGAAGAACGGCTGTTAGAAACGGTCAAGTCGATGGTCACCCAATCCAAAGTGCACAACTTCTTGTTACTGTACACCAAGGAAAAGGACCCGGTCACCGACTACCTCCGGGACGCCGGAATGAACTTTGTCGTCATCGGTCACCCAGAAAAGCAGGGTGATCGCTTCGTCGACAACGACAACATTCAGGCCGGTTTTTTAGCGACCCAAAAGCTGCTGGACGACCACCACTGTCAGCACGTGGCTTTCGTTACCTCGCCGCACCACTGGACCTTTGAAGTCGACCGCCGGTTAGGGTGCCGCCAGTGCCTCAACGAACGCGGCCTGGGTGGAACCGAGTGGGTGGTTGAAGAAGACAACGCCCCACAATTTTTTGCCCAACACCCGGAAATTGACGGGCTGGTCTGTGCCGACGACATCTTGTTCCTGCAGATCTACCGCCAACTAGAAGCCTTGGGGCGCCAAGACCAATTAGCGATCATTTGCTTTAACAATAGCCGGTTGCTGGGCCGGCTCTTACCCGCGATTGACCGGGTAGATCTGCGCCCTCGTCAGTTGGGGATCGCCGCCGTGGAGCTACTCTTCAACCGCCAAGCCGACCACCAATTTATTTCCTTTGCCCTGTAG